One window of Anaerolineales bacterium genomic DNA carries:
- a CDS encoding PQQ-binding-like beta-propeller repeat protein: MVNKQGLSSKTINKLSDSLVFFILVVLGWVIVQYVVHNNGLRNPKEPIALNNFPQTVSWVFKADEKVVTTPIKDGDFIYVRTSGAIYKIDGNSGKLVWKVATEASDKSSVIFPTLKPKINGIYLVVPEKGSRVAVFSSDTGKFIWRSLPPGYEQANIESYTINQEFLYVARWDWFLTAYDLKTGDVLWEKSITGRSNPYIVSGGNHIYVAQEDLLQVFESQSGRFQWKFDIGGYSGPMWLDDEVLYLTDERASRVIAININSQKLLWDKTFPHIGSYEFNCIFISKDILYLSAQQLVAISKFDGKHSWTSQETGSLECPVEVFGSIFVRNSDTNLFRISAQTGEKLGELSVQANASAKHQPDRGPLIFDDLLIVPFGDNRVFAYKIDE; encoded by the coding sequence ATGGTAAATAAACAAGGCCTCTCCAGTAAAACGATAAACAAGCTGAGCGACTCATTAGTGTTTTTTATTCTTGTTGTGCTAGGATGGGTGATTGTACAATATGTAGTTCATAATAATGGATTACGGAACCCCAAAGAGCCAATTGCCCTAAACAATTTTCCACAAACAGTTTCTTGGGTATTCAAAGCCGATGAAAAAGTGGTAACGACGCCTATAAAAGATGGCGATTTCATATATGTTCGAACAAGCGGCGCGATTTACAAAATAGATGGCAATAGTGGAAAATTGGTATGGAAAGTAGCAACCGAAGCAAGTGACAAGTCAAGTGTCATTTTTCCAACTCTGAAGCCAAAGATTAACGGCATATATTTGGTAGTTCCTGAGAAAGGATCACGTGTTGCAGTATTTTCTTCTGATACAGGAAAATTCATTTGGCGTTCATTACCACCCGGATATGAACAAGCCAATATCGAGTCGTACACAATCAATCAAGAATTTCTTTACGTTGCCAGGTGGGATTGGTTTCTTACAGCTTACGATCTAAAAACAGGGGATGTTTTATGGGAAAAATCAATCACTGGTCGAAGCAACCCATACATTGTTTCTGGAGGAAATCATATCTACGTTGCGCAGGAGGATCTTCTGCAGGTATTTGAGTCCCAATCAGGTAGATTTCAATGGAAATTCGATATCGGTGGTTACAGCGGTCCAATGTGGTTGGATGATGAAGTTCTTTATCTTACAGATGAAAGGGCTTCTCGAGTTATAGCAATTAACATCAATTCGCAGAAATTATTATGGGATAAGACCTTTCCGCACATAGGGTCATATGAGTTCAATTGTATTTTCATATCAAAGGATATTCTCTATCTTTCAGCCCAACAACTTGTAGCAATCAGTAAATTTGATGGGAAACATAGTTGGACCAGTCAAGAAACTGGAAGTCTAGAATGTCCTGTGGAAGTTTTTGGATCGATATTTGTGAGAAATAGTGATACAAATCTGTTCAGAATAAGCGCACAAACCGGAGAAAAGTTGGGTGAACTTTCGGTTCAGGCAAACGCATCGGCGAAACATCAGCCTGATCGCGGCCCTTTGATCTTTGATGATT